The following DNA comes from Acidobacteriota bacterium.
AACGCGCGGCAAAGCTGGCGAATTTTGAAGCCCGCGCTTCGCAATAAGCGATTTCATACGGCGTATAAATGCGGTTCAGGAATCGCGTCGCGCCTTGCGCCAGATTTTCTTCAATGCGCACAATTTCAACGATATCAATGCCAATTGCAACAATCATAATGTTGGTTTTTAGTTTCTGGTTTCTGGTTCTATTCAACTAGAAACCGGAAACTCTTTAATCAAACTTCAACTTCGAGTAAATCCTGTGCGAGGGTTACGTTTGCAAAAACGGCTTTGGCTTCATCAAGCAGCAAGGTTGCATCGGGAAAACGCGAACTGAAATGCGTAAGCAACAGATTGCGGGCTTGCGCGTCTCTGGCTACTTGTGCCGCCTGCGCCGCGGTTGAATGACCGAAGTGTTTAGCCTCTTCGACAAAGTCTTCGGTATAGGTGGCTTCGTGAATCAGCAAATCGGTTGCGCGCGCAAGTTCTACGGATGCCTCGCAAGGTCGCGTATCCAGACAATAGGCTGCCGATTTTCCGAGTCGCGCTGCGCCCAGCACATCCGCTGGACGCACAACCGTGCCGTCTGTAAGCGTCACCTCCTGCCCGTTTTGCAAACGTCCGAACAGCGGACCCATCGGCACGCCCAACTGCAAAGCCCGTTCGACATTGAACCTGCCGGGTCGCGGCTTTTCGCTCAAGCGGTAGCCGAGCGCAAAAATCCGATGGTCGAGCGCGATGGTCGAAACCGTGTAAGCGGCGGTATCAAACACTGCTGCGAGTTTGCCTTCGGGCAAATCTTTTTTGCCGTATTCAAAGACCTGTAGCGGATAATTAATCCACAAAATTTTCAACCGCGCCAAGGTGTCCAGATATTCGCGAATGCCGGGCGGACCGACAACCGTGAGTTCACGCGCGCGGCTATCCATTCCCATCGTTGATAGCAATCCCGGCAAGCCGTTGAAATGGTCGCCGTGCAGATGAGTGATGAAAATCGCCGCCAGCCGATTCGGACTAAGTCCGGCGCGGATGATTTGGGTTTGCGCCCCTTCGCCGCAATCGAATAATAGCCACTCGCCTTCGCGAACCATCGCCAGCGCGCTCACATTACGTTTCAAAGTCGGTTTTCCGGAACTCGTACCCAGCGGTATCACTTTCATCGCCTCAAAGATACCACAGCGAGTCAGGAATTCAGAATCAGGCAAAGACAGAAAGAATTGGGTGAGATAATCTTGAAAGTTTATCGGCAGGATTGCGCTTGATAAAAGCCATTAAAGATTTGCCATTCGTTCGGTGAAAATTTCCACTCAAGCGTTGTCGGCATAACTCGTCGATTCGCTCATCGCGTTTATTGAAAGTTTTTTGGACAGCCTTCCTGCAAAAAGGCATGATAGCTTCTGAAAAACTCTTTCTATCTGTCACTGTTATTCCAAGTGTACTCGCCAGATTAAGGATCATCTTGATCGGTAGCCATATGAAGTAATTCATGAATTATCGGGTAGCGCCCTAATGGATTTCTTGAAGCAGTGCCCTGAGATTAGGGCACTACCTCTCATTTGATTGCCTTGATTGACGCCAATAAAACTTATTTGGCTTCTACTGGAATAGAAAATACTTTCTCACTATTCGGATCAGGGCTAAAGATCAGCTGTTCTTTTTCATCAGGTTTCCAATAATAGTAAGCACGGAAATATCCGCTCTTCAAAGGAAAGGTGTTATCATAATACTCCTTTGCCGCCCGCTTCCCTTCTTCGCTGTCATCAAAAAAGAAGCACACACTGAGACGCGCTGTTTTCACTGCTCGCTCAATCATTTCTTTATCGCTGAAGATGGTAATTTGCAACTCTTCATAGGGAGAAAAGACAAAGGCTCGGAACTTGGGAGACAACTGTTTTATCGCTGTTCGGATATTCTCTTCGTTAAAATATGAAGGTTCCAAATACAAAAACACCTCACGTGTTTTTATCCCGTCCTTTGGAGGCGGTAAATATGCTACAAGCCACAACGGGAAATTAAAATCCTTCAGCAATTTCCAATCTTTTCGCTGAATGTTTGGATTTTCGTTTTGTCTATAATGGGCAGAACAAGTTGGCGGGTAATACAACCACCAAAAACTTGGATAAAAAAGCGTAAACAAAATAAATAGAGATTTTTTTTTCATCTTACTACTCCTTCATGACTGTCTATGACCGTTCACATAATTTTTTACACCCTCCATAACTATGGTTTTTAGTCACCCCATTAAATTTTGTTGCTGATGCTGGTCAACTATCTACTTTACTGACGCTGGTATTCGCCATGCTCAATTCGTAGTGGTTTTAAGAGTCACAATCTTTTTTAACTTGCCGGTACTTCTCAATTTGAAATAGCATCGGCTCAGAAGTAATTTCGTTGAACCAAAATTCCCCAATATTATGCCATCGCTCACGAAGTTCTTCTGCTTCCTCTATTGAATTATTCCAAGTGAGGACACTGATTTGAAGAAAATGTGTTCCGCTGTCTGGGTAGTCATCATCTTTTTCTTGATTATGCCCTGCAATCACCAAAGAAACATTAAGATTTATTTGCAAAGAACGCTTTGGAGCTAAAATAACAAACGCAGAATTAGGTTTGTTTTTATCGAAAGGTTTGTGTTGTCCTACAATCTCATACGACACATCATAGATTTGTTTATATCGCCCTGCTTTTGCACGTTCCAATGTATCAGCAACTAATTTCTTGAAAACGATATTACTATATTTGTAAAGTATCACTTTTCGCTGGCTTACATTTGAATACTTTAATTGTAATCTTAATTGAAGGCGGTCATGTTGACTCCCGTAAGGATTACAATATTTTTTCTTTAGTATCTTTATCGTGAGTTGCAAAGGGGTTTTAATTTTTCCTGTTTGCCACGGTTCGCTTAATAGTTTGGCAGAAA
Coding sequences within:
- the rnz gene encoding ribonuclease Z, producing the protein MKVIPLGTSSGKPTLKRNVSALAMVREGEWLLFDCGEGAQTQIIRAGLSPNRLAAIFITHLHGDHFNGLPGLLSTMGMDSRARELTVVGPPGIREYLDTLARLKILWINYPLQVFEYGKKDLPEGKLAAVFDTAAYTVSTIALDHRIFALGYRLSEKPRPGRFNVERALQLGVPMGPLFGRLQNGQEVTLTDGTVVRPADVLGAARLGKSAAYCLDTRPCEASVELARATDLLIHEATYTEDFVEEAKHFGHSTAAQAAQVARDAQARNLLLTHFSSRFPDATLLLDEAKAVFANVTLAQDLLEVEV